CGTTCGCCGGGCCGGCCGGGCTGGTCTGAGGGCGGCTACTCCGCCGCGAGGCCGTCGGTGAATTGAAGCCGGGCGAGGCGCGCATAGAGGCCGCCTTCGGCCACAAGCTCGTCATGGGTGCCCTGTGCCGCGATAGCGCCGTCCTGCATGACGACGATCCGGTCGGCCTGCTTCACCGTGGCTAGCCGGTGCGCCACGATGATGGTCGTGCGTCCCTCGGCCAGCGTGGCGACAGCATCCTGCACGGCGCGCTCGCTCTCGGCGTCGAGCGCCGATGTCGCCTCGTCGAGCAACAGGACCGGCGCGTCGCGCAGGATGGCGCGGGCGATGGCGATGCGCTGCTTCTGTCCGCCCGACAGCATGACGCCCCGCTCGCCGACATAGGTGTCGTAGCCCTCGGGCAGGGCGGTAAGGAAGTCATGCGCGGCGGCGGCCTTCGCGGCGGCCTCGACCTGCGCGTCGGTGGCCTCGGGATTGCCGAAGCGGATGTTGTCGCGCGCGCTCGCCGCGAAGATCACCGGGTCCTGCGGCACCAGCGCCATGCGGGCGCGGAAGCCGGCGCGATCCATCTCCCGCAGGTCGGTGCCGCCCAGCGTGATGGACCCGGCATCGGGGTCGTAGAAGCGCTGCAGGAGCTGAATCACGGTCGATTTGCCCGCGCCCGACGGGCCGACCAACGCGACCGTCTCGCCCGGCGCGACATGCAGCGTCACGTCGTCGAGCGCCGCGACGCCCGGACGGGTCGGGTAGCGGAAGGTGACACCCTCGAAGGCGATGGCCTCGCCCAAGGGCAGGGTCGCCGGGGCCTCGGGATCGGTGACGTCGTCCTCGACCTCCAGAAGCTCGACAAGTCGTTCGGTGGCACCGGCGGCGCGTTGCAGCTCGCCCCAGATCTCCGACAGGGCGGCGACCGCGCCCGCTACCATGATCGCGTAGATCAGGAACTGGATCAGCTCGCCCACGGTCATGACGCCGCCGCGCACGTCGCGCGCCCCGATCCAGAGCACGCCAACGATGCCCGCGAAGGTCAGCAGGATCACGATCACGGTCATGATCGCGCGGACACGGATGCGGGTGCGGGCCGAGAGGAAGGATTTCTCGGTCACGTCGTCGAAGCGATCCGAGGCTTCGTGTTCGAACGTGTAGGCCTGCACGGTCTGGGCCGAGAGCAGCCATTCGGACGCCTTGCCCGAGGATTCGGCGATCCAGTCCTGGTTCTCGCGGCTGAGCGTGCGGAGGCGGCGGCCGAGCACGATGATCGGCACGATCACGGCGGGCACGATCAGGAGAACGAGACCCGAGAGCTTGGGCGCCGTCCAGAGCATCAGCGCAAGGCCACCCATGAAGATCAGCATATTGCGCAGCGCGATCGAGACCGACGAGCTGACGACAGACAGCAGGAGCGTCGTGTCGGTCGTGATCCGGCTGAGCACCTCGCCAGTCATGATGCCGTCGTAGAAATTGGGCGACATGCGGATCATGCGCGCGAAGACCGCCTTGCGGATGTCGGCCACGACCCGTTCGCCCAGCCGGGTGACGAGGTAGTATCGCAGCCCGGTCCCCAGCGCGAGAAGCGCCGCGATCACGAGCGCCCACGCGAAGTAGCGGTCGAGCAGGCCCGCGGCCCCGGTCTGGAACGCGTCGACCACCTGCCGCACCGCGAGGGGCAGCACGAGCGACACGCCCGCCGTCAGCGTCAGCGCCGCCAGCGCCGCGACGACCATGCCGATATGCGGACGGAAGAACGGCGTCAGCGCCCTGAGGCTGCCGATACGCTTGGACCGCGCGCGATCCGCTTCCTTGGCGATGTCGGCCATGGGCCCTCCGGTCTGGGGTTTCGAGGTAGCCGCGCGCGGCTGGAGGCGCAAGAACGACGCGGCGGCTTCGGGCTTGACCGTGGCGCATCGGGGACGCGAGGCTG
This portion of the uncultured Jannaschia sp. genome encodes:
- a CDS encoding ABC transporter transmembrane domain-containing protein, translating into MADIAKEADRARSKRIGSLRALTPFFRPHIGMVVAALAALTLTAGVSLVLPLAVRQVVDAFQTGAAGLLDRYFAWALVIAALLALGTGLRYYLVTRLGERVVADIRKAVFARMIRMSPNFYDGIMTGEVLSRITTDTTLLLSVVSSSVSIALRNMLIFMGGLALMLWTAPKLSGLVLLIVPAVIVPIIVLGRRLRTLSRENQDWIAESSGKASEWLLSAQTVQAYTFEHEASDRFDDVTEKSFLSARTRIRVRAIMTVIVILLTFAGIVGVLWIGARDVRGGVMTVGELIQFLIYAIMVAGAVAALSEIWGELQRAAGATERLVELLEVEDDVTDPEAPATLPLGEAIAFEGVTFRYPTRPGVAALDDVTLHVAPGETVALVGPSGAGKSTVIQLLQRFYDPDAGSITLGGTDLREMDRAGFRARMALVPQDPVIFAASARDNIRFGNPEATDAQVEAAAKAAAAHDFLTALPEGYDTYVGERGVMLSGGQKQRIAIARAILRDAPVLLLDEATSALDAESERAVQDAVATLAEGRTTIIVAHRLATVKQADRIVVMQDGAIAAQGTHDELVAEGGLYARLARLQFTDGLAAE